Part of the Sphingomonas sp. KR3-1 genome is shown below.
ACCGAGAAGGTCGACGCCGCGGCGATCGCGCGCCAGCAGGCGGCGCAGCAGAACGGCGAGACGCGCTAGCGTTTCCCCTGTCGGCGCAAATGCGCGCCGAGCGTCCTTCCCACCATTTCGATCCGGCAGAACGGGGCCGCCCGCCATCCACAATTTCTTGCTCGGGACCGCGCAAGACGGCTTGAGTTCCTAACGAAAATGGTAAACGCGCGCCGGTTTTCGCGGCGACTCGCCGGATTTCTGCGGTTTTCTGCAGCCGCGCCGCTGGCTGCGCCCGAGCGCGCCTGCTAGGCATTTTCGAGGAAAAACGGGGAATTCGCGCCACTTGGCGTGGATTCCGGGGACGGCGCGGGATTGCGCCCCACTTTCAGGAATTACCCGTAATCGCTGCGGCATTTACCTAGGAGCTCGCTGAAACGAACCAAGAACAAATGCCGATTCTAAGAAAAACACGCGCCAAAAATGGCGCTGAGTGGGGCTAAATCCCGCTCTATCCCCAATTCTCCCGTTGTATCCCGGGCCACTTGTGGTAAAACGGGATGCTTAAGAGGGGGCACACCCTTTTCACCGTCATTCGCAAGCGCCGGACCTGGCCGTGGGGGCTGATTCCGGAGACGGGAAAGCTGTGCCCGTTTGGGGTATTCGGGCGTGGCGGACAGGGAGCTCTTCGAGGGATTTGCGCTCCAGGCGGTGGACCAGAAGGGCCGCGTCGCCATCCCTGCCGACCTGCGCACCGCCGCCGAGCGCAATTCCGACATCCGCCAGATCGTCGTCGGCTTGCACCCGTTCGACCCTTGCCTCTCGGCCTATGACCTGAGCTGGTCGAAGGAGCGCTACGACCGCATCGACCGCAAGGAGCAGCTCGACGCCGATCGCGGCAACGAGGTGGACTATCGCGCCAAGCGCCGCGCCTTCGGCCAGGTCGAAAAGGCGCCGTACGACGATTCCGGCCGCTTCGTGATCCCGCCCTTCTTCCGCATGAAGGCCGGCATCCAGAAATGGGCGCTGTTCTACGGCAGCGGCGAGACCTTCGATATCTGGGCGCCCGAGCGCCTGATGAGCGATCCCGAGGCAGACCCCACGCTGCGCGAGATCTGTGCGTATCTGTGCCAGGCCAAGGGAGTCACGCTGTGAGCTCACGCGCCGCTCCCTTGGCCGAACTGCATATCCCCGTGCTGATGACCGAAGTGGTCGACGGCCTCGCCCCTGTGCCCGGCGAGCGCCATGTCGACTGCACCTTCGGCGCAGGCGGCTACACCAACGCCATCCTCGAGCGGGGTGCCGAGGTGGCCGCCTTCGATCGCGACCCCCGTGCGATCGAAGGCGGCCAAACTCTTGTCGCCCAGGCCGATGGCCGCCTGATCCTGATCGAGGCGCCGTTCAGCCAGCTCGAGCGCGAGCTCGAGGCGCGCGGGCTGGTGCCCGTCGACGGCGTGACGATGGACATCGGCGTCTCGTCGATGCAGCTCGACCAGGCCGAGCGCGGCTTCTCCTTCCAGCAGGAAGGGCCGCTCGACATGCGCATGGCCGGCGAGGGGATGACCGCGGCCGAATGGCTCAACGAAGCGGATGAGGGCGAGATCGCCGACATCCTCTATCAATATGGCGAGGAGCCGCGCTCGCGCCGGGTTGCCAGCGCGATCGTGCGCGCGCGCCCGCTCGTCACTACCACCGACCTCGCCAATGTCGTCCGCAAGGCGCTCGGCTACAAGCCGCACGACAAGAAGGACCCGTCGACCCGGACCTTCCAGGCGGTGCGCATCTTCATCAACCGCGAGCTCGACGAGCTGGCGGAAGGCCTGGCCGCGGCCGAGCGCGTGCTCAAGCCCGGTGGC
Proteins encoded:
- a CDS encoding division/cell wall cluster transcriptional repressor MraZ; translation: MADRELFEGFALQAVDQKGRVAIPADLRTAAERNSDIRQIVVGLHPFDPCLSAYDLSWSKERYDRIDRKEQLDADRGNEVDYRAKRRAFGQVEKAPYDDSGRFVIPPFFRMKAGIQKWALFYGSGETFDIWAPERLMSDPEADPTLREICAYLCQAKGVTL
- the rsmH gene encoding 16S rRNA (cytosine(1402)-N(4))-methyltransferase RsmH — its product is MAELHIPVLMTEVVDGLAPVPGERHVDCTFGAGGYTNAILERGAEVAAFDRDPRAIEGGQTLVAQADGRLILIEAPFSQLERELEARGLVPVDGVTMDIGVSSMQLDQAERGFSFQQEGPLDMRMAGEGMTAAEWLNEADEGEIADILYQYGEEPRSRRVASAIVRARPLVTTTDLANVVRKALGYKPHDKKDPSTRTFQAVRIFINRELDELAEGLAAAERVLKPGGRLAVVTFHSLEDRLVKRFLRERSGSEPAGSRHRPAVGPRAEPSFEPPAKAVKPGDDEVARNPRARSATLRVARRTAAAPWSSEGVA